One genomic segment of Aquipluma nitroreducens includes these proteins:
- a CDS encoding SusC/RagA family TonB-linked outer membrane protein has product MKKNCTNGICLHWYVLRKALFVMKLTVLIFLITSLSLMARESYSQETRISLNMKNVQIKDVLLKIENTSEFFFIYNNQLIDVDRNVSINVDNEKISNILHDIFKNQQVDFQLTDKKIVIVPITPSEQQSQSKVSGKVTDPSGSPLPGVTVLVKGTTIGVITDSNGNYSLSNIPENAVLQFSFVGMTMQEVKVGAQSTVNVVLKEETIGLDEVVAIGYGTSRKKDLTGAVVNVKAEELMKYRPASVSDLLRSSVAGLKVGYSTDAKATPDFSIRGTNTIKSNPDDEAAANKPLIVVDGVIFNGDLSEINVNDVETVDVLKDASAASIYGSRASNGVVVFTTKKGASNAPVIRFSAKYGVVTSFRRLKTYNGDEVMNWLVNMKESINSKLQEPWSQWTPYDKVPDQYKANWLTANGIPGETDKNKITSVWLDGFGFEQNEKENYMVGKSYDWQNWLFHTGQRQDYNFNVSGRANKVTYFWSIGLKDYESLQVGETFKSVTSRLNFDISVTDFLNVGLNANIAYEDEGQQPIDPSGYISASPFDTPWGNGMPQTKENLKLSSAGSNLSNPLLDPAYITRKFDSYRLSPTMYAKLTLPFGIVLTSNFTQRLEFGRRFQFDSPAHPLWTHGGMVNRIHTQTYGWQTDNILNWNKDFGPHRFSVTGLWNRESNQSWETDAYTSNFSPNANLGFHEMAYGLQPSTDSYDEANSRTAMMGRVNYAYQSRYNLSASIRRDGYSRFGSNHLYATFPSLSAGWTLSEENFMAANKKWLSTLKLRATWGVNGNSSGIGPYAAYARMQDSKYLNYSNGYIMVPYLYVDRMQNANLSWEKNQAWNLGIDYGFWDGRLKGALDLYTSKTTDLLLDKKLPIVTGFNSITTNVGNLKNSGFDLSINTENIKSNDFSWTSSLNISYNKNEILSLTGEKSQVIDNNGNPVVDSKGNPVMKEPDDTDNGWFIGQSKDVIWDYKVNGVYQVTDAAEAAKYDRSPGDFRVVDQNGDGKLNSADKVFQGLSSAPWYITFRNDFRYKNFDMGIILFSKLGYKGGSEYPFNNQEDYIKNHNWYKIPYWTPDNKINDGARVNSIRLGDMMMWIPKSYVRFQNLSVGYNLPKELLHKINFGNARIALNIDNIGLVTKWKMGDPESLSELPRIYSFSVDLSF; this is encoded by the coding sequence ATGAAAAAAAACTGTACAAATGGTATATGCCTGCATTGGTATGTGCTAAGAAAAGCATTATTCGTTATGAAACTAACTGTACTAATCTTTCTGATTACCTCTTTGAGCCTGATGGCAAGAGAAAGCTATTCGCAAGAAACTCGGATAAGTCTGAACATGAAGAACGTACAAATCAAAGACGTTCTGTTGAAGATTGAGAACACTTCGGAGTTTTTCTTTATCTACAACAACCAACTGATTGATGTTGATCGGAATGTTTCTATAAATGTGGATAATGAGAAAATCTCGAATATTTTGCACGATATTTTTAAGAATCAGCAGGTCGATTTTCAATTAACTGACAAAAAAATTGTAATTGTGCCAATTACACCGTCAGAACAACAATCACAGAGTAAAGTATCAGGTAAAGTGACCGATCCAAGCGGGTCTCCGCTACCAGGGGTTACTGTTTTGGTAAAAGGCACCACGATAGGTGTTATCACCGATTCCAACGGAAATTACTCGTTGTCCAATATTCCTGAAAATGCTGTATTGCAGTTTTCGTTTGTGGGAATGACGATGCAGGAGGTGAAAGTTGGCGCGCAGAGTACAGTGAATGTTGTTTTGAAAGAAGAAACCATCGGACTTGATGAAGTTGTTGCAATTGGTTATGGTACTTCCAGAAAGAAGGACCTTACTGGTGCAGTTGTAAATGTGAAAGCAGAGGAGTTAATGAAATACCGGCCAGCGAGCGTATCCGATCTGTTAAGATCTTCAGTAGCTGGTTTAAAAGTTGGATATAGTACCGATGCCAAGGCAACCCCGGATTTTTCAATACGTGGAACCAATACCATAAAATCAAATCCCGATGACGAAGCAGCTGCCAATAAGCCGCTTATTGTGGTCGATGGGGTAATCTTTAATGGCGATTTGTCTGAAATAAATGTGAACGACGTAGAGACTGTTGACGTTTTAAAGGATGCGAGTGCAGCATCGATTTATGGTTCCCGTGCATCAAACGGTGTAGTTGTGTTTACAACAAAAAAAGGGGCATCCAACGCACCTGTCATTCGGTTTAGTGCAAAATACGGTGTTGTAACAAGTTTCCGTAGATTGAAAACTTACAATGGAGATGAAGTGATGAATTGGTTAGTGAATATGAAGGAATCCATTAACAGTAAACTTCAGGAACCATGGTCACAGTGGACACCTTATGATAAAGTTCCGGATCAATATAAGGCTAATTGGTTAACTGCAAATGGTATCCCAGGTGAAACAGATAAGAATAAGATTACCAGTGTATGGTTAGACGGTTTTGGTTTTGAACAAAATGAAAAAGAAAATTACATGGTTGGCAAATCTTACGATTGGCAGAATTGGTTATTCCATACCGGACAGAGGCAAGACTATAATTTTAATGTATCCGGACGTGCCAACAAGGTAACTTATTTCTGGTCGATAGGATTGAAAGACTACGAGTCGCTTCAGGTTGGCGAAACTTTCAAATCTGTTACTTCCCGGTTAAATTTCGATATTTCTGTGACCGACTTTCTGAATGTGGGGCTAAATGCCAATATTGCCTATGAAGATGAAGGCCAGCAACCCATAGATCCATCTGGATATATATCTGCTTCGCCTTTTGACACTCCCTGGGGAAATGGGATGCCCCAAACAAAAGAAAATTTGAAGCTGTCAAGTGCAGGTTCAAACTTGAGTAATCCGCTTTTGGATCCGGCTTATATAACAAGAAAATTCGACAGTTACAGGTTATCCCCAACGATGTATGCAAAACTGACACTTCCTTTTGGCATTGTACTTACATCCAATTTCACACAGCGTTTGGAATTTGGAAGGAGGTTTCAGTTTGATTCTCCTGCACACCCATTATGGACACATGGAGGTATGGTAAACAGAATACATACTCAAACATACGGGTGGCAGACAGATAACATATTAAACTGGAATAAAGATTTTGGCCCTCACCGGTTCAGTGTTACCGGGTTATGGAACAGAGAAAGCAACCAGAGTTGGGAAACAGATGCATATACTTCGAATTTCTCACCCAATGCTAATCTTGGATTTCATGAGATGGCTTATGGGCTTCAACCGTCAACGGATTCTTATGATGAGGCCAATTCAAGAACGGCTATGATGGGTCGTGTGAACTACGCTTATCAAAGTCGTTATAATTTATCGGCCTCAATACGTCGCGACGGATACTCCCGCTTCGGTTCAAATCATTTATATGCAACTTTCCCATCCCTTTCGGCCGGATGGACGTTATCGGAAGAGAACTTTATGGCTGCGAACAAGAAATGGCTTTCCACACTGAAGCTTCGCGCAACCTGGGGAGTAAATGGAAACAGCAGTGGAATAGGTCCTTATGCTGCATATGCAAGAATGCAAGACAGCAAATACCTCAACTATAGTAACGGTTATATTATGGTACCTTACCTATATGTTGACAGGATGCAAAATGCAAACCTTTCATGGGAGAAAAACCAGGCCTGGAACCTTGGTATTGATTACGGATTCTGGGATGGTCGGTTAAAAGGGGCGTTAGACTTATATACTTCAAAAACCACTGATTTGCTTTTGGACAAGAAACTGCCTATTGTTACCGGCTTTAACTCCATAACAACTAACGTTGGTAATTTAAAGAATTCGGGTTTTGACCTTTCAATAAACACTGAGAATATTAAAAGTAACGATTTCTCTTGGACCAGTAGTTTAAATATTTCCTATAACAAAAACGAGATTTTATCGTTAACCGGTGAAAAATCCCAGGTCATTGATAACAATGGAAATCCTGTAGTCGATAGCAAAGGAAATCCTGTAATGAAAGAACCTGATGATACCGATAATGGCTGGTTTATAGGACAGAGCAAAGATGTGATATGGGATTATAAGGTGAATGGTGTTTATCAGGTAACTGATGCCGCGGAGGCAGCCAAGTACGATCGGTCCCCCGGTGATTTTAGAGTCGTTGACCAGAATGGTGATGGTAAATTGAACAGTGCAGATAAAGTTTTCCAGGGATTATCATCTGCCCCATGGTATATAACTTTCAGAAATGATTTTCGTTATAAAAACTTCGATATGGGTATTATCCTTTTTAGCAAGCTTGGCTACAAAGGTGGTTCAGAATACCCGTTTAACAACCAGGAGGATTACATAAAAAACCATAACTGGTATAAAATTCCGTATTGGACACCAGATAATAAGATTAACGATGGTGCACGGGTTAATTCAATAAGGCTTGGAGATATGATGATGTGGATACCAAAATCATACGTACGTTTCCAAAACCTATCAGTAGGGTATAATTTACCTAAAGAACTTTTGCATAAAATCAATTTTGGCAATGCACGTATAGCGTTAAATATCGATAACATTGGTTTAGTGACAAAATGGAAAATGGGCGATCCTGAGTCTTTAAGTGAGTTACCAAGAATATATTCCTTTAGTGTAGATCTATCATTCTAA